One window of Eisenibacter elegans DSM 3317 genomic DNA carries:
- a CDS encoding DegT/DnrJ/EryC1/StrS family aminotransferase yields the protein MRLIEYENLAKLNAPFEDAFRTQFEAVLQSGWYILGHQVQQFEQAFARYCQAEHCVGVANGLEALVLALKAYEFPAGSEVIVPSNTYVATVLAVLQAGLHPVLAPPDMATYNLDPQALPQYISPRTVALMPVHLYGKPCDMPALLSIAQAYGLKVIEDAAQAHGASISGQKVGSFGDMTCFSFYPTKNLGALGDGGAITTNDAALAERLRTLRNYGSQQKYYNQLLGHNSRLDELQAAFLAVKLPELDRINAHKQALAARYLEGLKADFIKPVLQEGYTDVFHIFAVRHPERDRLRQYLLDRGIKTEIHYPLPPFRQEALQGYFDPEAHPLADTIHRTILSLPCSFAHHPEEIEQVIEVMNAF from the coding sequence ATGCGCCTTATTGAGTACGAAAACCTCGCCAAGCTCAACGCCCCCTTCGAAGACGCATTCCGCACGCAGTTTGAGGCCGTGCTGCAAAGTGGGTGGTATATCTTGGGGCATCAGGTGCAGCAGTTTGAGCAGGCCTTTGCCCGCTACTGCCAAGCCGAGCACTGTGTGGGGGTGGCCAATGGTCTCGAAGCCCTCGTATTGGCACTCAAGGCCTATGAGTTTCCGGCGGGGAGTGAGGTCATCGTCCCTTCCAATACCTATGTGGCCACGGTCTTGGCCGTATTGCAGGCAGGGCTGCACCCGGTGTTGGCTCCGCCTGATATGGCAACCTATAACCTTGACCCACAAGCCCTCCCCCAATACATCAGCCCGCGCACGGTGGCGCTGATGCCCGTACACCTCTATGGCAAGCCCTGTGATATGCCCGCGCTCTTGTCCATTGCCCAAGCTTACGGCCTGAAAGTAATCGAAGATGCAGCCCAAGCCCACGGTGCGAGCATCAGCGGGCAGAAAGTGGGCAGCTTTGGCGATATGACCTGCTTTAGCTTTTACCCTACCAAAAACTTGGGGGCGTTGGGTGATGGCGGCGCTATCACAACCAACGACGCTGCCCTGGCCGAGCGACTGCGCACCTTGCGCAACTATGGCTCTCAGCAGAAGTACTACAATCAACTACTGGGGCACAACTCTAGGCTGGACGAACTACAGGCCGCTTTTTTGGCCGTCAAACTCCCCGAACTTGACCGTATCAATGCCCACAAACAAGCGCTCGCAGCCCGCTACCTAGAAGGGCTGAAGGCTGACTTTATCAAGCCTGTACTACAAGAGGGCTATACCGATGTGTTTCATATCTTTGCCGTGCGGCATCCGGAGCGCGACCGCCTGCGGCAGTACTTGCTCGATAGGGGCATCAAGACCGAAATACACTACCCCCTGCCCCCGTTTAGGCAAGAAGCCCTCCAAGGGTACTTTGACCCCGAGGCGCACCCCCTTGCCGATACCATTCACCGAACGATTCTGAGCCTGCCCTGTTCCTTTGCCCACCACCCGGAAGAAATCGAACAGGTCATCGAGGTGATGAATGCGTTTTGA
- a CDS encoding glycosyltransferase family 2 protein, translating into MAITYPKISIVTPSYNQGKFIEETILSVLNQNYPNLEYIIIDGGSTDETIDIINKYASKLSYWVSEPDGGMYYAIQKGFEKSSGDIMAWINSDDKYHPGAFDIIRQVFEQFPMVEWLTGIPTVWNESGLCVAVNPLYNWSKYEMYSGEYYQQQRWIQQESTFWRRSLWEKAGGYMNTELQLAGDFELWLRFFQYTKLYPLQALIAGFRIQAEQQTAIKYDSYLKEAYECLQHKITHLDDQTIRTMKQIKSYNRWLEWTSRVNVYRWQEQRLRLLDYPPRVCYNFKKKLFDIAPIV; encoded by the coding sequence ATGGCTATAACATACCCAAAAATATCCATTGTTACACCTAGCTATAATCAAGGGAAGTTTATTGAAGAGACCATTTTGTCAGTGCTGAACCAGAACTACCCTAATTTGGAATATATCATCATTGATGGAGGTAGTACCGATGAAACAATAGATATCATCAACAAATATGCGTCTAAACTGAGTTATTGGGTGAGCGAACCAGATGGCGGAATGTATTATGCAATACAAAAGGGCTTTGAAAAATCTAGTGGCGACATTATGGCTTGGATTAACTCAGATGACAAGTATCACCCAGGAGCATTTGACATTATTAGACAAGTATTTGAGCAATTTCCTATGGTGGAATGGCTCACAGGTATTCCCACGGTGTGGAATGAAAGTGGCCTCTGTGTAGCCGTAAACCCGCTATATAATTGGTCTAAGTATGAGATGTATTCAGGAGAATACTATCAACAACAGCGTTGGATTCAACAAGAGTCTACTTTTTGGCGGCGTTCGTTATGGGAAAAAGCAGGAGGGTACATGAATACAGAGCTGCAGCTGGCTGGAGATTTTGAATTGTGGCTGCGATTTTTTCAATATACGAAACTATATCCTTTACAAGCTTTAATCGCAGGGTTTAGGATACAAGCAGAACAACAGACCGCCATAAAGTATGACAGCTATCTCAAAGAAGCTTATGAGTGTCTCCAACACAAAATCACCCACTTAGATGACCAAACAATACGTACAATGAAGCAAATCAAAAGCTATAACCGGTGGCTAGAGTGGACTAGTAGAGTAAATGTATATCGCTGGCAAGAACAACGTTTAAGGCTGCTCGATTACCCGCCAAGGGTATGTTACAATTTTAAAAAGAAGCTTTTTGATATTGCCCCGATAGTATGA
- a CDS encoding glycosyltransferase family 2 protein produces the protein MTPPLVSIIIPTYNASATLSKTLESIVQQTYPQIEVWIVDGQSTDHTLEVIQQYTEQHSYMQCVSEADKGIFDAMNKGVALATGEWLYFLGADDVLLPNGITDVFGQCDYQNLDFVYGSIISQSSNKVYDGFFSLAKIMRQGICHQATFTRKSLYDTIGLFDLRYKAAADWDFSLKCFANPQVRIQYVEATVAVYGASGFSSYYYDTTFRNQKEQLLLNYFPNKDKAFYCAFGDLVFNLYKTRNYRHALYASLFVAKSTGQWGYYLKNAAYWLKTSIFTKYDTV, from the coding sequence ATGACACCCCCTCTAGTTTCCATCATCATCCCGACATACAATGCGTCAGCGACCTTGTCCAAAACGCTGGAAAGTATTGTGCAACAGACATACCCTCAAATAGAAGTATGGATTGTAGATGGACAGTCTACCGACCATACCCTCGAAGTCATCCAACAATATACGGAACAGCATAGTTATATGCAGTGTGTTTCTGAGGCGGATAAAGGTATATTTGATGCCATGAACAAAGGAGTAGCTTTGGCAACAGGTGAATGGCTCTATTTTTTGGGGGCAGATGATGTGCTTTTACCTAATGGTATTACAGATGTTTTTGGGCAGTGTGATTACCAAAACCTCGACTTTGTATATGGCAGTATCATCAGCCAAAGCAGCAACAAGGTGTATGATGGCTTTTTTTCCTTGGCTAAGATTATGCGACAGGGCATCTGCCATCAGGCTACTTTTACCCGAAAATCGCTGTATGATACCATTGGCCTCTTTGATTTGCGTTACAAAGCCGCCGCCGATTGGGATTTCTCTTTGAAGTGCTTTGCCAACCCCCAAGTACGCATACAATATGTGGAGGCGACAGTGGCTGTTTATGGTGCCTCAGGATTTAGCAGCTATTACTATGACACTACTTTTCGGAATCAGAAAGAACAACTATTGCTGAATTATTTCCCAAACAAAGACAAAGCGTTTTACTGCGCTTTCGGGGACTTAGTGTTTAACTTATACAAAACAAGAAACTATCGACACGCACTGTATGCCAGCTTGTTTGTGGCAAAATCCACCGGACAGTGGGGGTATTATCTTAAAAATGCCGCATACTGGCTAAAAACATCCATATTTACCAAGTATGACACCGTCTAA
- a CDS encoding glycosyltransferase family 8 protein, producing MTPSNASIPLVCTINAAYAQHFGVMCVSLFAHSPKQRFEVYLVCSDLYEADRRKLRRLFDQGGHQLHVLPFQETLVAHFPLSAHAHYANYYRLFLADLLPPQLDKVLYLDCDMIFQGDIAPLWQTDLGNYWVAAVTDVSVNNPQARLPMKQERYFNSGLMLVNLAKWRTEKLSRQATAFVESFEGTLNSWDQDVLNVLFDGHWLSLDLHWNVQSYFYDIPDELLTQKPDKNAILAARARPVVVHYTASIKPWQPHSTHLKKQLYQHYQQQSPWRQTRWQSWYQMLKNRIPVL from the coding sequence ATGACACCGTCTAATGCCTCTATCCCCTTAGTCTGCACCATCAATGCGGCCTATGCGCAACACTTCGGGGTGATGTGTGTATCCTTGTTTGCCCATAGCCCCAAGCAGCGGTTTGAGGTGTACCTTGTCTGTAGCGATTTGTATGAGGCTGACCGCCGCAAGCTCCGGCGGCTTTTTGACCAAGGCGGGCATCAGCTCCACGTATTACCTTTTCAAGAAACGCTGGTAGCTCATTTTCCCCTGAGTGCGCACGCACACTATGCCAATTATTACCGCCTGTTTTTGGCCGATTTGCTCCCCCCGCAGCTCGACAAGGTGCTGTACCTAGACTGTGATATGATATTCCAAGGCGATATTGCCCCGCTTTGGCAAACCGACCTTGGCAACTACTGGGTGGCGGCTGTAACGGATGTGAGCGTAAATAACCCACAAGCCCGTCTGCCAATGAAACAAGAGCGCTATTTCAACTCAGGTCTGATGCTGGTCAACCTTGCCAAATGGCGGACAGAAAAACTCAGCCGCCAAGCGACAGCCTTTGTAGAAAGCTTTGAAGGCACACTCAACAGCTGGGACCAAGACGTATTGAATGTCCTTTTTGATGGCCATTGGCTCAGCCTAGACCTACACTGGAACGTACAGTCTTATTTTTATGACATCCCTGACGAACTACTCACACAAAAGCCTGACAAAAACGCTATCTTAGCTGCTAGGGCACGCCCGGTAGTAGTACATTATACGGCAAGTATTAAACCATGGCAGCCTCATTCTACACACCTCAAAAAACAGTTATACCAGCATTATCAACAGCAAAGTCCTTGGCGACAAACCCGTTGGCAAAGTTGGTATCAAATGCTTAAAAACCGCATCCCTGTATTATGA
- a CDS encoding FkbM family methyltransferase gives MLGKTLHRLRVLAACLGLRDGWRVAYHHWWRRDLHKHHPFLFQELVVLLHLADQGAHIHRQGGYCLINTQLNGQAFSIRLRKHTSDFFIFAQIWIRQDYAAFIRQVCQTQSPAPQYIIDAGANIGLAALYFTAYFPQAHIIALEPESANFAQLQWHCRHNPSVHIQALQAALWHQDTHLYLDQSFRDGSHSAFAVTTVPTTALTPTQAFSPKTLWAQHQWPRIDIFKIDIEGAEKELIKASDDFSDCLAHTQWLAIEVHEERISLAEVRAYLEARQFQIAHSGEYLIAQKNT, from the coding sequence ATGTTAGGAAAAACACTCCATAGACTTCGGGTTTTGGCGGCTTGTCTGGGGCTTCGCGATGGATGGCGTGTCGCTTATCATCACTGGTGGCGCAGGGATTTGCACAAACATCACCCCTTCCTTTTTCAGGAATTGGTAGTGTTGTTACACCTTGCCGACCAAGGGGCGCATATCCACAGGCAAGGAGGCTATTGCCTCATCAATACGCAGCTGAATGGGCAGGCCTTTAGCATACGCCTGCGCAAGCATACCAGCGACTTTTTTATCTTCGCCCAAATCTGGATTCGCCAAGACTATGCTGCGTTCATCCGGCAGGTGTGCCAAACCCAAAGCCCCGCACCTCAATACATTATAGACGCTGGCGCCAACATAGGACTGGCAGCACTATATTTTACGGCCTATTTCCCCCAAGCGCATATTATCGCTCTGGAGCCGGAAAGCGCTAATTTTGCACAGCTCCAATGGCACTGCCGGCACAATCCATCGGTGCATATTCAGGCATTACAAGCCGCACTTTGGCATCAGGATACACACCTATATCTCGACCAATCGTTTCGAGATGGCTCCCATAGTGCCTTTGCCGTAACTACAGTCCCCACAACGGCGCTAACACCCACACAGGCTTTTAGCCCCAAAACATTATGGGCGCAGCACCAATGGCCAAGGATAGATATTTTCAAAATAGATATCGAGGGAGCCGAAAAAGAACTCATCAAAGCCTCCGATGACTTCTCGGACTGCCTAGCCCACACGCAATGGTTGGCCATAGAAGTACACGAAGAACGCATCTCACTCGCCGAGGTAAGGGCTTATTTGGAAGCGCGTCAATTCCAGATAGCCCACAGCGGCGAATACCTCATCGCCCAAAAAAACACCTAA
- a CDS encoding glycerophosphodiester phosphodiesterase, which yields MAYLHSFFIASILGLCLALSACQSTTDTQTTDTDTTDSTTQATAGFDLQGHRGTRGLLPENSIPAFLKALELGVNTLELDVVVSKDSQLVVSHEPWFNATICTDPQGKPLDSLAGTKLNIYQMTLADIQAYDCGSIQNPRFPEQQTQKAAKPTLREVVEAVKAYCEAQKRPLPLFNIETKSLPQGDDLYHPRPNRFAALLYAEIKALGLEEYAFVQSFDVRTLQAMRQLAPSLPLVLLVENQDGLDANLERLGFIPQVYSPYFKLLDASVVSLAQAKGMKVIPWTVNEPDDMRKMRQMGVDGLITDYPDRFLALD from the coding sequence ATGGCATACCTTCATTCCTTTTTTATTGCAAGTATTTTGGGACTATGCTTGGCATTAAGTGCTTGTCAATCAACGACAGACACCCAAACTACCGATACCGATACTACCGACAGCACCACACAAGCCACCGCCGGTTTTGACCTCCAAGGCCATCGAGGCACACGCGGCTTGTTGCCCGAAAACAGCATTCCGGCCTTCCTCAAGGCGCTGGAGCTGGGCGTGAATACACTGGAGCTGGACGTAGTGGTGAGCAAAGACAGCCAGTTGGTCGTCTCACACGAGCCTTGGTTCAATGCCACTATCTGTACCGACCCACAGGGCAAGCCCCTCGACAGTCTCGCCGGTACCAAGTTGAATATCTACCAAATGACCTTGGCCGACATTCAGGCTTACGATTGTGGCAGCATCCAAAACCCGCGCTTCCCCGAGCAGCAAACCCAAAAAGCCGCCAAGCCTACCTTGCGCGAAGTGGTAGAGGCCGTAAAAGCGTATTGCGAAGCCCAAAAACGCCCGTTGCCCTTGTTCAACATCGAAACCAAGTCGCTGCCCCAAGGCGACGACCTGTACCACCCACGCCCCAACCGCTTTGCAGCCTTGCTCTATGCCGAAATCAAGGCGCTAGGCCTAGAGGAGTATGCCTTTGTACAGTCTTTTGATGTGCGCACTCTCCAAGCGATGCGTCAGCTAGCGCCGAGCCTGCCGCTGGTGTTGTTGGTAGAGAACCAAGACGGACTCGATGCCAACCTTGAGCGTCTAGGTTTCATCCCACAGGTCTACAGCCCCTACTTCAAACTGCTCGATGCCTCCGTAGTCAGTCTGGCCCAAGCCAAGGGGATGAAGGTCATCCCTTGGACAGTCAACGAACCAGACGATATGCGTAAGATGCGCCAAATGGGGGTAGACGGTCTGATTACGGACTACCCCGACCGCTTTTTGGCCTTAGATTAA
- the argC gene encoding N-acetyl-gamma-glutamyl-phosphate reductase, with translation MHNPNTPIRIGIVGGAGYTAGELIRLLLIHPMAELVWVHSKSQSGQLVACTHRDLLGDTALRFCETFDFEAIDLLFLCVGHGEAEVFMAQNTPPAALRVIDLSQDFRLHSPDNRFVYGLVELNRPALREAQYIANPGCFATAIQLALLPLAQAGALHDEVHIHAITGSTGAGQKLSPSSHFSWRNSNVSVYKAFEHQHLAEIGQSLRQLQPGFQKALNFIPMRGNFTRGIMATLYTHWEADRPEAEALFKAFYADSPQVHLVAQNPDLKQVVNTNKTLLHLEVHQGKLLIISMIDNLLKGASGQAVQNMNLMFGLPEDTGLRLKAAYF, from the coding sequence ATGCACAACCCCAATACCCCCATCCGCATCGGCATCGTTGGCGGCGCCGGTTATACGGCGGGCGAACTTATCCGCCTGCTACTCATCCACCCTATGGCCGAGCTGGTCTGGGTACATAGCAAGAGTCAATCGGGGCAGCTGGTAGCCTGCACCCACCGCGACCTGCTCGGTGATACCGCCCTACGCTTTTGCGAAACCTTTGATTTTGAGGCCATCGACCTGCTCTTTTTGTGTGTAGGCCACGGCGAGGCCGAAGTCTTTATGGCCCAAAATACGCCGCCTGCCGCCCTGCGTGTGATTGATTTGAGCCAAGATTTCCGTCTCCACAGCCCCGACAACCGCTTTGTTTATGGCTTGGTAGAGCTAAACCGTCCTGCCCTGCGCGAGGCGCAATACATCGCCAACCCCGGCTGCTTTGCGACGGCCATTCAGCTGGCACTGCTGCCGCTGGCACAGGCCGGAGCACTCCACGACGAGGTGCATATCCACGCCATCACCGGCTCTACCGGTGCAGGTCAAAAACTCAGCCCTAGCAGCCACTTTAGCTGGCGCAACAGCAACGTGTCGGTGTACAAGGCTTTCGAACACCAACACCTGGCCGAAATAGGGCAAAGCCTGCGGCAGCTACAACCCGGCTTCCAAAAGGCGCTCAACTTTATCCCTATGCGGGGCAACTTTACGCGGGGCATTATGGCCACACTCTACACCCACTGGGAAGCAGACCGCCCCGAGGCCGAAGCGCTTTTCAAAGCCTTTTATGCCGACAGCCCACAGGTGCACCTCGTCGCCCAAAACCCCGACCTCAAGCAAGTAGTCAATACCAACAAAACCCTGCTACACCTAGAAGTACACCAGGGCAAGCTCCTCATCATCAGTATGATAGACAACCTGCTCAAAGGTGCCTCAGGACAAGCCGTGCAGAATATGAACCTGATGTTTGGTCTGCCCGAGGATACCGGCCTCCGACTCAAAGCAGCGTATTTTTGA
- a CDS encoding argininosuccinate synthase, giving the protein MSQTANNTVVLAFSGGLDTSYCVKYLAIERGLTVHTAIVNTGGFSVEELARIEQKAYALGVASHTTLDKTEAFYQQCVKYLLFGNILRNQTYPLSVSAERMFQALAIAEYAKQLGAAYIAHGSTGAGNDQVRFDLAFQVLVPEVQILTPIREQRLSREAEIAYLQAHGVHDNWEKAAYSINQGLWGTSVGGRETLTSRQVLPDAAYPTPLTQTEPRTVALHWQQGELVGLDEQRFDSPVEAIQALQALAQPYGIGRDIHVGDTIIGIKGRVGFEAAAPLILIKAHHLLEKHTLTKWQQHWKEQLANWYGMMLHEALFLDPVMRNIESFLTDTQTRVSGTVWVQLHPHRFVLEGIESPYDLMQSSFGQYGEMNSAWSGEDVKGFTKILANQLKIYQSLQK; this is encoded by the coding sequence ATGTCCCAAACAGCCAACAACACCGTAGTACTGGCCTTTAGTGGCGGCCTCGATACGTCTTATTGTGTAAAATACCTTGCCATAGAGCGCGGCCTGACCGTACATACGGCCATTGTGAACACGGGCGGGTTCAGTGTAGAAGAGCTGGCGCGGATTGAGCAAAAAGCCTATGCCCTTGGGGTAGCCTCCCATACCACACTCGACAAAACCGAAGCCTTTTATCAGCAGTGTGTCAAGTACCTGTTGTTTGGCAATATCTTGCGCAACCAAACCTATCCGCTGTCGGTGAGTGCCGAGCGGATGTTCCAAGCCCTAGCCATTGCCGAATACGCCAAGCAGCTAGGCGCTGCCTATATTGCCCACGGCAGCACAGGCGCTGGCAACGACCAAGTACGCTTCGACTTGGCGTTTCAAGTATTGGTTCCAGAGGTTCAGATTCTGACCCCCATTCGGGAGCAGCGCCTCTCTCGGGAAGCCGAGATTGCCTACCTGCAAGCCCACGGCGTACACGATAACTGGGAAAAGGCCGCCTACTCTATCAATCAAGGTCTATGGGGTACAAGCGTTGGTGGACGCGAAACCCTGACCTCGCGCCAAGTCCTGCCCGATGCGGCCTATCCTACGCCCCTCACCCAAACCGAACCCCGCACGGTAGCCCTCCACTGGCAACAGGGAGAGCTAGTAGGTCTCGACGAACAACGCTTCGACAGCCCCGTAGAGGCCATTCAAGCTCTTCAAGCCTTGGCTCAGCCCTACGGTATCGGGCGCGACATCCACGTAGGCGACACCATCATCGGCATCAAAGGCCGGGTAGGGTTTGAGGCTGCCGCCCCCCTTATCCTCATCAAGGCGCACCACCTGCTCGAAAAACATACACTCACCAAGTGGCAACAACACTGGAAAGAACAGCTGGCCAACTGGTACGGGATGATGCTCCACGAGGCGCTCTTCCTCGACCCCGTGATGCGCAACATCGAGAGCTTCTTGACCGATACCCAAACCCGCGTCAGTGGTACGGTATGGGTACAGCTACACCCTCACCGCTTTGTGTTAGAGGGCATCGAGTCGCCTTATGACCTAATGCAGTCTTCTTTTGGTCAATATGGCGAGATGAACAGCGCCTGGAGCGGCGAAGACGTAAAAGGCTTCACCAAGATATTGGCCAACCAACTCAAGATTTACCAAAGCCTTCAGAAATAA
- a CDS encoding N-acetyltransferase, whose translation MQGIQIFVAHEGHTQYAAEICAMMEESARIRGTGIAKRSPDYLVSKMLEGKAVIALAGEAFVGFCYIETWSHGQYVANSGLIVNPEFRSTGVARNIKAKVFELSRKKYPDAKIFGITTSLPVMKINSELGYKPVPFSELTQDDVFWKGCQSCINFDILTRTERKHCLCTGMLFDPKEKDQQKENKSKWRKFKVYERWLRFKQHVLIRVQETKQKRQEKKEQKRSRAGSGGVLSLRERLRLF comes from the coding sequence ATGCAAGGCATTCAAATTTTTGTTGCCCACGAGGGGCACACACAATACGCCGCAGAGATTTGCGCCATGATGGAAGAATCGGCCCGCATTCGAGGAACCGGTATCGCCAAGCGCTCCCCGGACTACCTCGTCAGCAAGATGCTGGAGGGTAAGGCGGTGATTGCCTTGGCCGGCGAAGCCTTTGTAGGGTTTTGTTATATCGAAACGTGGAGCCACGGGCAGTATGTGGCCAACTCTGGGCTGATTGTCAACCCCGAATTCCGTAGCACGGGCGTAGCCCGCAACATCAAGGCCAAGGTCTTTGAGCTATCGCGCAAGAAATACCCTGATGCCAAAATCTTCGGCATCACCACAAGCCTGCCCGTCATGAAAATCAACTCTGAGCTGGGCTACAAACCCGTCCCTTTTTCGGAGCTTACCCAAGACGATGTGTTCTGGAAGGGCTGCCAAAGCTGTATCAATTTTGACATCCTCACCCGCACCGAGCGCAAGCACTGCCTCTGTACCGGGATGCTCTTCGACCCCAAAGAAAAAGACCAACAAAAAGAAAATAAAAGCAAGTGGCGTAAGTTTAAAGTATATGAGCGCTGGTTGCGCTTCAAGCAACATGTGCTGATACGTGTACAAGAAACCAAACAAAAGCGCCAAGAGAAAAAAGAGCAAAAGCGCAGCCGTGCCGGCTCTGGCGGCGTGCTAAGCCTACGGGAGCGCCTGCGGCTTTTTTAG
- a CDS encoding sensor histidine kinase — translation MNTSISTYSVSRLVIGLVVWFFVAPCYGQVTSSRVVVVGDSAKDFNNPSKLVDYYLHQAEVLFWLDVLQSEQYAQKALNLALRLQLPTKEAQAYLWLGQIEAFRDPAIAARYYAKAEKKALEQTKDFGLHAEVYRQLANFYLKLEQYDLAIQYLQKCNLLAKQHRPDITVYGIMGHIYAKQKNLPAAIEAYQKQLAFQKRNKNWSALPSTLSEMGNAYYQVGNFDQARNCYLQGIQIAQKYGDHRSLGFLKDNVGLSFFKQGEFSQALVWQQEAVEHRRSVNSESELAVGLNNIASTLLSLGQPQAAIQTLVESYPYTLHPKHIRLRQEASQLLAKAYEQQKRYDSAFFYMQVAHTCGDTLRQQERERALKGTAAIIEVQQQKYENTILLQKNRQWFWVSLLQGVAVLLVLGIVLLLIRQGRISKGNLDKERIVNQTKNRLFAIVSHDLRSPINSLLGLFSLFDNNNLSNEEFLHLTRRLKTNVETMSFTLNNLLYWAKSQLEGIETIPKKHNLATLCNENIVLHESQAVQKQINIKHQVPSDLFFWGDLEQINLVLRNLLVNAIKFSPIGGEIQLHACTDGQFLLVSVKDKGVGLSLQQQEALFTQALASTPGTAREKGTGLGLMLCKEFVENNGGRIWAESQMGQGSIFYFTTPRFWP, via the coding sequence ATGAACACAAGCATCAGTACTTATAGCGTCTCTAGGTTAGTTATTGGGTTGGTTGTATGGTTTTTTGTAGCCCCTTGTTATGGCCAAGTGACCTCTTCACGAGTGGTAGTCGTAGGCGATTCAGCCAAGGATTTCAACAACCCCTCCAAGTTGGTAGATTATTATTTGCACCAAGCTGAGGTACTTTTTTGGCTAGATGTGTTACAGAGTGAACAGTATGCCCAAAAAGCACTAAACCTAGCCCTAAGACTCCAACTGCCCACAAAGGAGGCGCAAGCTTATCTCTGGTTGGGGCAGATTGAGGCCTTTCGAGACCCGGCCATTGCTGCCCGATACTATGCCAAAGCCGAGAAAAAAGCACTAGAACAAACCAAAGATTTTGGTTTACATGCCGAGGTATACAGGCAATTGGCCAATTTTTATCTCAAATTGGAGCAATATGACCTTGCCATACAATATCTGCAAAAGTGTAATCTTTTGGCCAAACAACATAGACCTGATATCACGGTCTATGGGATAATGGGACATATTTATGCCAAGCAAAAAAATTTGCCGGCAGCCATCGAGGCCTATCAAAAACAGCTTGCTTTTCAGAAAAGAAACAAAAATTGGAGTGCCTTGCCCTCTACATTGAGCGAAATGGGCAATGCTTATTATCAAGTAGGCAACTTCGACCAAGCGCGAAACTGCTACCTCCAAGGGATACAAATTGCCCAAAAATATGGAGATCATCGCAGCCTAGGATTTTTGAAAGATAATGTAGGCTTGTCTTTTTTTAAACAAGGGGAGTTCAGTCAGGCGCTAGTGTGGCAACAAGAGGCTGTCGAACATCGACGCTCCGTAAACAGTGAGTCGGAGCTGGCTGTTGGGCTTAACAACATAGCTTCTACCTTGCTATCACTTGGCCAGCCCCAGGCTGCCATTCAGACCTTGGTAGAGAGCTATCCGTATACATTGCATCCCAAACACATCAGGCTACGCCAGGAGGCCAGCCAGCTTCTAGCCAAAGCATACGAACAGCAAAAACGTTATGATTCAGCGTTCTTTTATATGCAAGTAGCCCATACTTGTGGAGACACCCTACGTCAGCAGGAGCGAGAGCGAGCCCTGAAAGGCACTGCTGCCATCATAGAGGTACAACAGCAAAAGTATGAAAACACCATATTGCTCCAGAAAAACAGGCAGTGGTTTTGGGTAAGTCTCTTACAGGGGGTTGCTGTATTGCTGGTACTTGGGATTGTTTTGCTGCTCATCAGACAAGGCCGCATAAGCAAGGGGAATCTAGATAAGGAGCGTATCGTCAATCAGACCAAAAACCGCCTATTTGCTATCGTCAGCCACGACTTACGCTCACCTATCAACTCTTTACTGGGGCTTTTCAGCTTGTTCGATAACAACAACTTATCCAACGAGGAGTTTCTCCACCTGACCCGGCGACTCAAAACTAATGTCGAGACGATGAGTTTTACGCTTAACAACCTGTTATATTGGGCCAAAAGCCAACTCGAAGGCATAGAAACAATCCCTAAAAAACACAACTTGGCTACATTGTGTAATGAAAACATCGTACTACACGAAAGCCAAGCTGTCCAAAAACAAATCAACATCAAGCACCAAGTCCCGTCAGACCTCTTTTTTTGGGGTGATCTGGAGCAAATCAACCTCGTACTCCGAAATTTACTGGTGAATGCTATCAAGTTTAGTCCCATAGGTGGAGAAATACAGCTGCATGCCTGCACCGATGGACAATTTCTACTTGTTTCGGTCAAGGACAAGGGTGTGGGGCTAAGTCTTCAACAACAGGAGGCGCTCTTTACCCAAGCCCTCGCAAGTACCCCCGGAACCGCCCGCGAAAAAGGTACAGGGCTAGGGCTGATGCTCTGCAAAGAATTTGTAGAAAACAACGGGGGGCGTATCTGGGCCGAAAGCCAAATGGGGCAAGGCAGCATCTTTTATTTTACAACTCCGCGTTTTTGGCCTTGA